The DNA sequence TGGCATTACCATTATGTTGACCACTCACTATATCGAGGAGGCTGAAAAACTCTGCGATCGGGTGGGTATCTTGAATCAGGGCCGCCTTATCGCAGTAGACTCTCCTCAGGCCCTGATGCGTCTGGTGGGCGGTTATGTGGTTGAATCAACAGACAACGGCAGACGTCACTATCAGTTGGTTCGCGATAGGGACCAGGCTTACGCACTCGCCCAGGAAGATCATCAGGGAATAATCATCCGTCAGGCCAACCTGGAGGACGTCTTCATCCAGCTCACCGGCCAGCGACTTCAATAAGTCGGGCGTCTTGGCGGCTCCTAGACTCTGGCGTTTTAGTTTGTTGGGCCGGGGTTACCCAACCCTACAAGGGATGACCCCGAAGATAAAGGACTTCCCGGGTGGAGACTAATTAGTTGTTATCAAGAACTAAATGTCCTGCCTACAGGGGCGTCAGCTCAACCTCACCCCATGCCCCCAACTTTTCCCCCACTATGACTATGCCTCCCCAGACGTCAGGGATGTCGCCTAGCCACTCCAGGGCCGCAGGGATATCTTTTGATTCCTTCACCCGGTTCCCTAAGGCCGTCGCGGCCGCGTCGGCCAGGATGGCAGTGGAAGCCAGGACACAGGCGGCGTCGGCTCGTCCGAGGCTCAAAGAATGTCCCACTGTACCGGAGGAAGTACAGACCCCCAAGGGAGTCTGCTCGGGTTGGAGGCGGATTCCCACCTTCAGACTCAGAGGCGACCGGCCGGCAAACAACGCCATGGTTGCTGGCCCCGTGATTTTCAGAAAAATATCGCCGCCGTTTTCAACTATGACCTCTTGACTGCGGGTCAATAACTCCTGTCCGACGGCGTCGGCGATGGCCCCCGCTACTGCAGCCATCGGACCGACGTTAACCTGCGCTGTAGCCCGGATCATGGCCTGTACCAGAGATGGCGCCAGGACATCTGGGGGCCAGGGAATCAGTGTTTCCAAAAACCCCGGGTGTTGGGCGATATAGTGCTCCAATTGGCGGCGCTGCTGCATGACTACCATCATGGCAGCGTCGCTGAGATTCCGCTCGGCCAGGATCATCAAATCCGTCTCTCTCATCCTTACCTGAAAGCTCACCAGACCGCTCCTGGCCATGCGAGTGCGATAGGTCCTGTGAGTCATGGTCCCTCTGTCAACTGCCCCATCCGGTAATTAAAACCACTCCGGCGGTCATACAACTAGCACCGGCAAACCGAGCTCCAAAATGCTCTTCCCGGAAAAAGAAGCCGCCATACAGTACGCTAAACAACAGGCTGAGACGTTTTACCGCGATCAGATAGGCCACAGGCGCCAGTTTGATCCCATGAAAATGGCACAGGATGCTGACGGCCAGACAGAATCCCACAAGAAGACCCCATATCGGCCGTTTTAGAAGCATCCTGCCGGGCTTGGAAGAGCTCCAGGGGTAGCCGGCCAACATCGCTCCGCCGAAAACTGTGGGGTAGAATAGACCGAAGAATGTGGGCGATGAATAGAGTACCGCAATCTTTCCCAAGGCCGAGGTAATCGAGTAGAGGACGGCTGCCATGAGCATCCAGCGTGGTCCCGGCAGTCGCCATAGAGCCGACCAGGGTGCCAGCCAACCCCGCCGCTGTTCCTGAATATTGATCAGGTAGCTCCCCCAAACGATGCCGACGATTCCCAGTATACCCCAGAAATTTAATTTCTCCCCAAGCAGCAGCCAGCCGGCACCGATCAAAAACAACGGTGTGAAGGCCATCATCGGGGCACAGACCGATAGGGGCGTGGATCTTAAGGCCCGCATATACAGGAGATTGGCACCGGCCTCCAGTGGCAGCGCCGCCGCCACTGCCAGGAAAAATTGCCACGATAAGTCAGGCACCGGCGTCCACCACCAACCGACGGAGAGGATGGCAACCGTGTAGAGCAGGCGCAGCAATGTCATGCCGTAGGGAGACAGGTCGGAAAACCATCGTTTCATCAGGGCATCAGAAGAGGCCAGTCCCAAGGCCGCGCCCAGGCCATATAAAACCCACCAGTGGCTTAGCATAACCGCCGACAAAGAAACCTCTCGCCCCTATTTGACGTCACGACACCGCCGACAGCGCCTGCACTCTCTGGAGAAGCAAAGCTGCAGCCTGGTCAACCTCTGCCGCAGTCGTCGAGCGTCCGACGCTCAGACGCACAGCCCCCTTACCTACCTCCCGGGACACCCCCATGGACGCTAATACATGGGAAAGCCTCACCCCTGGGCCATGGCAGGCGGCGCCGGTAGAAGCCGCCAACTCTGGAATGCCGGCCAGGATATCGGCCCCGCTCAAACCCGGAAAGGAGACGTTAAGGGTGTTGGGCAGGCGAGCAGTTTCCGGACCGTTGAGAACTAAATCAGGATAGCCTTCCTGTAACCGCCGGTGTAAGCGATCTCTCAGGAATAGAAAATGCTCCCGGTCCTGCGGCTGTCGGTTTCGCGCCAGTTCACAGGCGAGGCCCAGGGCGTTGGCAAAGATCACGTTCTCGGTACCGGCCCGCCGCCCGCCCTCCTGCGAAGCCCCGTGCAGCAAAGGCGTTAAAACTACCCCTCGCCGGATATAGAGCGCCCCAATACCTTTAGGAGCGTAAAATTTATGCCCCGCCACCGTAAGGAAATCAACCCCCAGTTCATCGACGATCGTGGGTATTTTTCCAACGCTTTGAGCCGCATCCGTGTGAAATAAGATACCATATTCCCGGGCAAACCGGCCAACTTCCGCCAAGGGTTGGATTGCTCCGGTTTCGTTGTTGGCATGCATGATCGAAATCAAAACCGTCTGGGGCTTACAGGCCCGCCGGACGTCATCCGGATCAACCCGACCCTGGGAATCCACCTTGATAAAATCAACTTCCCAGCCTTCCTCCATCAGAAAGAGGCAAGGATTGAGCACTGCCGGGTGTTCGATAACGGTGGTAATCAGGTGCCTTCCTTTCTGCTGCAGGTGGTGGGCAACACCTTTCAGCACCCAGTTATTTGCCTCGCTGGCGCCGCTCAGAAAAACAATCTCTTCGGGTTGAGCACCCAACAATGCCGCCACCTGACTGCGGGACTGCTGAACTGCAGCCTTGGCCCGCTGACCTAAGGGATAGTCGCTGCTGGGATTACCGAACTCCTCCTGAAGAAAAATCTGTATACCGGCGGCCACCTCCGGTGCGATAGGCGTGGTAGCATTGTGGTCTAAATAAATCATGATCTAACCTCATGGTATCCGGCGGAAACCAGACCGGGCAGAGTTGCTTGGGGCGAATACAAGATCCTCTTCTACAGACAGGCCGGCCAACGTACTGCAGCAATGGCCAGAAAGTCTGTTTTCTTTTGGTCGTTTTGCGGTGGTTCGATGCTGGGAGGACTCTTCTCCTCAACCTGAGCTTCTTCCACCCGCGGAATCGAAGCCGATACCGGTAACAAGATGAGGCGAAACCAGGACTGGCGGATGAAATGCTTTTCCAGCAGATCCATAAGATGTTCCGTCTCTTCCGAAGAGGCTAAGATCTTGAGCAGAGTTAGCTCTTCCGAAATCTGATCATACCAGACTTCTACCACCGGTTCGTCTTGGAGCAATTCTTTCACTTCCCGCACATGCGGCTTCGGCAGGGTCATTTCTAGTAAACGCAGGGCCATGTCTTTCTCTGAATCAAGGGTAAATTCACCTTTCAAGAACTATTGCGGAGCAACCCGCAGTTGGTATTCCCGCACAGCGGTCTTAAGAGACCAACTTACGAAGCTGGGCAAATATCAATGATATACCGAGGTGACTATTCTCCGCACCAATTTATCGATCTCAACGGCGATGATGACTGTAATCGAGATTAACCCGATCCGTAACCAATCCACCGGCGTGAGCGGCTCCATGCGGAAAAGCCATTGTAGAGATGGCAGATAAATAGCTGCTAAATGTGCCAGAAAAGCAGCTATGGTCCCGAAAAAGAGGAATGGGTTGCCCAGAGGGTTCATCCTCAGGAGGGACTGCATCTCGGAACGGCTATTAAGTGCCTGGAAGAATTGAAAGAAAACCATAGTCGTTACGGCAATGGTCCTGGCCTTTTCCAGAGACATCCCTTGGTGCAGGGCATGCAAAAAGGCGTAGATTACCCCGGTAGAAATCAATAAGCCCACCAAGATGGTTCTCTCCACCAAGAGACGGTTAAAGATCCCGGCTTTGGGATTTCTGGGGGGCCGCTGGAGTATATCTTTCTCTCCCGGCTCAAAGGCCAGCGCCACATCCTGCAGACCGTTCGTAACAATGTTAATCCATAAGAGTTGGGCCGGCAGATAGGGAAGCGGCAATCCCAGCATCACGGTCGCCATGATGGATATAATCGCTGCGATACCGGTAGGGATGAGAAAAAAAATGACCTTGCGTATGTTGTCAAAAACAATCCGTCCCAACTCCACGGCCCGGTAGATACTGGCAAAATTATCGTCGGCGATAACCATATCCGAAGATTCTTTGGCCACATCAGTGCCGGTTTTGCCCATGGCCACCCCGATATGGGCCGTCTTCAAAGCGGGAGCATCATTGACCCCATCCCCGGTCATAGCGACAATCTCCCCGTGCTTCATCAATTGTTGGGTGATGCGGAGCTTGTGCTGCGGAGCCACCCGGGCATAGACCGATACCTTCTGGACCAGGTGAAAGAGAGTAGAATCACTCATGGTTTCTATCTCCCTGCCTGCGAGGACATGTCGAACCGCACCCTCTGGCCCGGCCCTTTTTACCAGAGCGGCAAGCAGGTCCTTGAGGAGTCCCAGAAACTCCATATCGCTCATGGCCCGAACATGTTTGCCGGTAATACTTTCAGGCTGGCGGTTGCTCAGACCGGAGCGCAGAGCTAAAAATCCCGCGACCGTTTGGGTAAGGGATAGAAGTTCTTCGTCAGTAAGGGAATCCATCGGCTTTGCCGCCAGGTCCTCCACCACCTCTTCCTCAGGGGCAATACCTAGCTGTCTGGCAATAGCTAACGCAGTGACTGCATGATCCCCGGTAATCATTACCACCCGGATACCGGCCTGTTTACAGCCGGCGACTGCTTCGATAGCCTCAGGGCGCGGAGGATCGATCATACCCTGCAATCCGGCAAAGGTTAATCCGGTCTGCAAATCTTTGGCCGTGATCTCCACCTGCTCAGCCGGAATTTCCCTATAGGCCATACCCAGCACCCTGAGCCCTGCCTGGGCAAAGTGGTTGGCAACTTTGAGGACATCTTCACAGATTCCATACCGACAGCCGGAACAGAGTTCCAGGATTTTCTCCGGCGCCCCCTTGGCATAAATTACATTTCGATCGCCCTGTCGGTGGACCGTTGCCATATAGCCGCGATCCGATTCAAAAGGTATGATAAACAATTGTGGCAGGTTGTTCCTTTCCTCAGCAGGGTTGAGGCCGGCTTTCATGGCCGCAACAATGAGGGCCCCTTCGGTGGGGTCACCATCCACTTTGTAGTCACCTTCTTCTTCATAGATCTCAGATTCGTTGCACAAGAGTCCGATACGCAACAGGAGCGCCATCTGATGGTCAGCAATTGCCCTGATAGGACGGCCTTCCTCTAAAATCTCCCCCTCGGGTTTGTATCCACTACCACCGAATTCATAGACCTTTTCACCGTCATAAGCGAGTCTCACCGTCATTTCGTTCTTGGTGAGAGTACCGGTCTTATCCGAACAGATAACCGTGGTGCTCCCCAGAGTTTCCACAGCCGGTAATTTGCGGATGATGGCCAGGTGTTGGGCCATGCGCGCCACCCCAATAGCCAGGGCAATCGTAACCACAATGGGCAGACCCTCGGGGATGGTGGCTACCGTGGCAGCTACCGCAGTCAGGAACATGTCTTCCGCCTTTTCTCCCACCAGAATGCCGATTACGAACAGGAGCGAAGCGGCCACCAGAACAATAATACCGATGGCCTGAGCAAATCGGTCGATCTTTTCCTGCAGCGGCGACTTGGCAACTTCAATCTCCTGCACGTCACGAGCGATGTGGCCTAAAACCGTCTGAGCGGCGGTAGCCACTACTACGCCGCTGCCCCGGCCATTGACCACCGCTGTACCCATGAAGGCAATGTTTAGCTGGTCTCCTGGGGGAAGATTATCTTCCGGGATTATGACGGTCTTCTTCTCAGCCGGGAGGGATTCTCCGGTGAGCATCGACTCATCTGTTCTCAACTCGATGGTTTTCAGGAGTCTGACATCGGCCGGTATGCGGCCGCCAGAGGCCAGCAGGACGATGTCCCCAGGAACAACCGCCTCGCCATCGATCTCCACCTCTTTGCCATCCCGAAGCACACGGGCTTTGGCAACCACCATTCTTTTTAGAGCGCGCACCTGTTTTTCGGCTTTGACTTCCTGGATATAGCCGATGAGGGCGTTCAGCAGCACGACTGCGGTGATGACCCCGGTATCCTTATACTCTTCCAAGAAAAAAGTCACGACTGCGGCGATGAGCAGGATGTAAATCAAGGGACTCTTGAACTGGTGCAGCAGGATTTGCAGCCGGCTGATCTTTCCTTCTGCCGCCAGTCTATTGGGCCCGAACTTTAGCAGACGCTCTCTGGCCTCATCTGTCGTCAGGCCGCGTTCGGTGGTTTTCAGTTTTTCGAATATCTGTTGAATCTCGAGTTGATACCAATTCATTGCACCTCCCTATGATAATCCCGAGGAATTCCGTGTGCAGGAAATAGTCAAGATAAAGCGGATTTTATCTGACAGCACGAACCATGAAGAAAAACTGGTGGCAAATTGATGGTTTCAATCTGTTTATCTCAAAAATCGAAACTCTATGGTTTTCCAGAGACAGGGATATGCTTCAGGGTGAAATTGGTTTCAAAAGAACTGAACAGGTCCAGGTATTGCTCCAGGTTGCGGCTCAGCAGGAAGTTTTGTCGCACCGTCTCCCGGGCGGCCTCCCCTAAGCGCTGGCGCAGAGCTTTTCCTTTAACCACCTGAACAATTCTGGCTGCGGCCTCCTCCACGGTATTCACCAGGAAACCATTGACGCCATCTCTGATCTGGTAGCGGATGCCGCCGACATTACCTCCAATTACCGGCGTTCCTTTCCACATGGCCTCGGTTACGGTGAGGCCAAACCCTTCTCGGAGAGACTTCTGCAAAACTACCGCCGCCCGACTTTGCAAGGCATTTACCAGAGCGGTGTCCTGCACCGACAATATGATCAGACGTTCTTCCTGGCTGTCGAGCAGAGAGGCATATACTTCAGGCCCCTCGGGATCGTCGGTGGCTACATTGCCAAGCAACACTAAGGTGCAATCAACCTCTTGCCGGGCAATTTTGAAGGCTTCTACCACTCCCTGAGGATCTTTCCAAACGTCGAAGCGAGAGACCTGCACCACCAGGGGAAGATCGGTGGGAATGTTATAATGACTTAGCCGCTCGTCGATCTCCTCCTCACTGAGCCGATGGTTTTTAATAGAAAAAGGATCGATGGCCGGCATAAAAAAGAGCTGCGGGGTCTTCAATTCCTGAGCATATTCCTTGATGCTAAAGATAACGGCATCATACTTTTCCACCATCGGCCGGAAATATTGCCACAATTCCGGGTTGGGACGGCTCAGATCGACATGGCCGCGCCAGATCCAGGGACCGCGTTTGCGGTAATGGTTGATCATTGGGAGGGGCTGGGGATCGTGGATGATCACCAAGTCATGGTCCAAATGGGTTCGGATGACATTTTCATACACCACCTCTTCATAAATCTCTTTTTTCCGTTCGGTGAGGTTGATCTCGCCACCCTGCAGGGCATTGTGCATCTTCTTCGTGATACTGAAGAAGTCCGGGGAGCCCTGGATCACCCGCCAGCCGGTTTTAATGCCAACGCTATTCATCAGAATGCTCATAGACCCGAGCAGTTCAGCCACCCCGCCTCCATAATAGGTGGAGTTGACGTTAACCACATGCAGATCTCTGAGAGAACTGGCTTTCCTGATGATGCGCTCGACCGTTTCAGCGCCGACTAATTCTTCGTAATCCTCGATTCGAACGATGCGGGTATGATTTATCATGGTGTAAATACCTCTCTGCTCCCATTGTTATAGCCTTATCCCCTGAGCAGTTGTTTGACGATAGGTTCTCATTGCCATTCTTTCAAAAACACCCGCAACCCATAGAAATAAGCTCGCAGTGATTTGATGGCTCCAATCTGTTTAACTCGAAACTTTATTTTCTAACTATATTCAGCGAGCATTCCCGGTCGGTAAAGAGCGGCACGGATTTGCAGATATCATCCGGTGTTCCCATAACGATAAGCAGATCGTTGGATAACAGTTGCATGTCAGGATCCGGGTTGGGCAGCATCCAAACCCCGCGTCGGATGGCCAGAACGGTCACTCCATACTTTTTCCGGAGTTCTATTGCAGCCAAAGACTTTCCGACCAGAGGAGCGCCATCGTGGAGACGAAAAGTGCTGATCTCAAAGTCTCGCAGGCCAAACCCTACCTCCCGAAAAGAATCGACTTCCTTCGAAATGCCCCGCAATACTAGATAACCGTTTGCCCGTACCTCGGTGACAAATCGCTCGATTTCATTTCTGTCCACCAGGTATTTCTTCAGAACCAGGGTGAAAATCTCCACTGAGGTTTCAAACTCCTCGGGCACGACATCACTGGCCCCTAACTCGAAGAGAGGCTGTAGTTCCTGCAGATAGCGAGTGCGCACGATGATATAGACTTGCGGGTTTAGCCGATGGGCCAGGGTGACGATCCGCCGAGTGGCTGCCGGATCATTGATGACCACAACAATAATCCTGGCCTCTTTAATACGAGCATGTATCAGTATCTCCTCCTGAGTGGCGTCTCCATAGAAAATAGGTTGGCCGCCTTCTTGTTCCCGGCGAACGGTCTCCGGATTCATCTCCACAATAACGTAGGGGATCCCGCCGGTTTTGGCGGCGCGAGCCAGGTTCCGCCCGTTCACTCCGTAGCCTACGATAATCAAATGGTCGGTGGGAATCGATCTACCGATTTCCTCCGTGAGATGCGAGCCTATTTTTAATCTTTGCGGCAATGGCCACCGAAGGATAAAATCCGCCGTCCGCGGCGCCAGGGCCAT is a window from the Desulfobacca acetoxidans DSM 11109 genome containing:
- a CDS encoding UPF0280 family protein: MTHRTYRTRMARSGLVSFQVRMRETDLMILAERNLSDAAMMVVMQQRRQLEHYIAQHPGFLETLIPWPPDVLAPSLVQAMIRATAQVNVGPMAAVAGAIADAVGQELLTRSQEVIVENGGDIFLKITGPATMALFAGRSPLSLKVGIRLQPEQTPLGVCTSSGTVGHSLSLGRADAACVLASTAILADAAATALGNRVKESKDIPAALEWLGDIPDVWGGIVIVGEKLGAWGEVELTPL
- a CDS encoding DMT family transporter, with translation MSAVMLSHWWVLYGLGAALGLASSDALMKRWFSDLSPYGMTLLRLLYTVAILSVGWWWTPVPDLSWQFFLAVAAALPLEAGANLLYMRALRSTPLSVCAPMMAFTPLFLIGAGWLLLGEKLNFWGILGIVGIVWGSYLINIQEQRRGWLAPWSALWRLPGPRWMLMAAVLYSITSALGKIAVLYSSPTFFGLFYPTVFGGAMLAGYPWSSSKPGRMLLKRPIWGLLVGFCLAVSILCHFHGIKLAPVAYLIAVKRLSLLFSVLYGGFFFREEHFGARFAGASCMTAGVVLITGWGS
- a CDS encoding cysteine desulfurase family protein, which codes for MIYLDHNATTPIAPEVAAGIQIFLQEEFGNPSSDYPLGQRAKAAVQQSRSQVAALLGAQPEEIVFLSGASEANNWVLKGVAHHLQQKGRHLITTVIEHPAVLNPCLFLMEEGWEVDFIKVDSQGRVDPDDVRRACKPQTVLISIMHANNETGAIQPLAEVGRFAREYGILFHTDAAQSVGKIPTIVDELGVDFLTVAGHKFYAPKGIGALYIRRGVVLTPLLHGASQEGGRRAGTENVIFANALGLACELARNRQPQDREHFLFLRDRLHRRLQEGYPDLVLNGPETARLPNTLNVSFPGLSGADILAGIPELAASTGAACHGPGVRLSHVLASMGVSREVGKGAVRLSVGRSTTAAEVDQAAALLLQRVQALSAVS
- a CDS encoding cation-translocating P-type ATPase, producing MNWYQLEIQQIFEKLKTTERGLTTDEARERLLKFGPNRLAAEGKISRLQILLHQFKSPLIYILLIAAVVTFFLEEYKDTGVITAVVLLNALIGYIQEVKAEKQVRALKRMVVAKARVLRDGKEVEIDGEAVVPGDIVLLASGGRIPADVRLLKTIELRTDESMLTGESLPAEKKTVIIPEDNLPPGDQLNIAFMGTAVVNGRGSGVVVATAAQTVLGHIARDVQEIEVAKSPLQEKIDRFAQAIGIIVLVAASLLFVIGILVGEKAEDMFLTAVAATVATIPEGLPIVVTIALAIGVARMAQHLAIIRKLPAVETLGSTTVICSDKTGTLTKNEMTVRLAYDGEKVYEFGGSGYKPEGEILEEGRPIRAIADHQMALLLRIGLLCNESEIYEEEGDYKVDGDPTEGALIVAAMKAGLNPAEERNNLPQLFIIPFESDRGYMATVHRQGDRNVIYAKGAPEKILELCSGCRYGICEDVLKVANHFAQAGLRVLGMAYREIPAEQVEITAKDLQTGLTFAGLQGMIDPPRPEAIEAVAGCKQAGIRVVMITGDHAVTALAIARQLGIAPEEEVVEDLAAKPMDSLTDEELLSLTQTVAGFLALRSGLSNRQPESITGKHVRAMSDMEFLGLLKDLLAALVKRAGPEGAVRHVLAGREIETMSDSTLFHLVQKVSVYARVAPQHKLRITQQLMKHGEIVAMTGDGVNDAPALKTAHIGVAMGKTGTDVAKESSDMVIADDNFASIYRAVELGRIVFDNIRKVIFFLIPTGIAAIISIMATVMLGLPLPYLPAQLLWINIVTNGLQDVALAFEPGEKDILQRPPRNPKAGIFNRLLVERTILVGLLISTGVIYAFLHALHQGMSLEKARTIAVTTMVFFQFFQALNSRSEMQSLLRMNPLGNPFLFFGTIAAFLAHLAAIYLPSLQWLFRMEPLTPVDWLRIGLISITVIIAVEIDKLVRRIVTSVYH
- a CDS encoding glycosyltransferase, with protein sequence MINHTRIVRIEDYEELVGAETVERIIRKASSLRDLHVVNVNSTYYGGGVAELLGSMSILMNSVGIKTGWRVIQGSPDFFSITKKMHNALQGGEINLTERKKEIYEEVVYENVIRTHLDHDLVIIHDPQPLPMINHYRKRGPWIWRGHVDLSRPNPELWQYFRPMVEKYDAVIFSIKEYAQELKTPQLFFMPAIDPFSIKNHRLSEEEIDERLSHYNIPTDLPLVVQVSRFDVWKDPQGVVEAFKIARQEVDCTLVLLGNVATDDPEGPEVYASLLDSQEERLIILSVQDTALVNALQSRAAVVLQKSLREGFGLTVTEAMWKGTPVIGGNVGGIRYQIRDGVNGFLVNTVEEAAARIVQVVKGKALRQRLGEAARETVRQNFLLSRNLEQYLDLFSSFETNFTLKHIPVSGKP